A section of the Hippea sp. KM1 genome encodes:
- a CDS encoding PilW family protein: protein MGFNRSKIYNPKLQVSGFTLVELIITMVLVGIVAYLGSNLIMPVMEGYVDTQVKTLLFNEAQYAASRMAIELRNAIPNTVKVLSNSEIEFAEFSDAGYYSPLQNSDNITCIGINVAANDYVSIYNTKPDYFYSDNKSIHRVYTIKDIQGGRCILNKNIIKDSPYHRIYKIGKIVKFYLKDRKIYRDSVDFPNKAKIEEGGYIMANYIKSLKFTYMQGFTFRQAVLKIELVMRKGDVELTYNQEVHIRNVP, encoded by the coding sequence ATGGGATTTAATAGATCTAAAATTTATAATCCAAAATTGCAGGTAAGCGGTTTTACGCTTGTTGAGTTGATCATAACGATGGTGCTTGTGGGCATAGTGGCTTATCTTGGTTCAAACCTAATCATGCCCGTTATGGAAGGGTATGTGGATACACAGGTAAAAACGCTTCTGTTCAATGAAGCCCAGTATGCTGCAAGCAGGATGGCAATTGAACTGAGAAATGCAATACCAAACACGGTTAAGGTTTTGAGCAACAGTGAAATCGAGTTTGCAGAGTTTTCTGATGCTGGTTACTATTCGCCGCTTCAAAACTCAGACAATATTACATGCATTGGGATTAATGTTGCGGCAAATGACTATGTGTCTATTTACAACACAAAGCCCGATTATTTCTATAGTGATAATAAGTCTATTCACAGGGTCTATACGATAAAAGACATACAGGGCGGAAGATGTATCCTGAATAAAAACATCATCAAGGACTCACCCTATCACAGGATATACAAAATAGGCAAAATTGTGAAGTTTTACTTAAAAGACAGGAAGATTTACAGGGATTCTGTCGATTTTCCAAACAAAGCAAAAATAGAAGAGGGTGGATACATAATGGCAAATTACATAAAAAGCCTGAAGTTCACATACATGCAAGGCTTTACATTCAGGCAGGCCGTGTTAAAAATCGAGCTTGTTATGAGAAAGGGCGATGTTGAGTTGACATACAACCAGGAGGTGCATATAAGAAATGTCCCTTAA